From Candidatus Acididesulfobacter guangdongensis:
TCCTTTTTTATCGCCTAAAACATTAAGCTCTTTAATATTACATTTGCCGCAATCAAGACAATGGTGAATATCTTCCGTAATTTTTGCCTTACAATTATGCAGCTGAAGACAATGGGGCAAAAGAATTAATATTCTGTTGTGCGGAACCTGCTTTCCGATAGAAAAGAGTAGCGAATTATTTATTGCGATAAACGAGCGCTGCATTTTATTTCTGTCTATGCGGAAAATTGACGATATTAGAACTGCGGCAGGATATAATATTTTTATTAATACATAACGTGTAAAATTAACGAAAAATAATTTATTTTTATTATCATTATATATTAAACTGATTATAAATATAGCTATAAATAGGAAAAATATAGAAATTATTAAGATAAAAATTAAGAACGGCAAATCTGGATTTAATTTTTCAAGTCCGCCAGAAATAAGCCAGAAAAGAATTGACGATAAAACAAGCAGCGCAATAGATGCTATTGCTATGGTTTTTATAAAATAAACATGTTCTTTTTTTATTGACATTTAAAGTGGTTAAACAAGTAGTTAAACAATATTTGTTATTTATTGCATTATTGCAGTGCGATGCCAGGAATAATCCTTGTTCCATTGATGAAATCGACATAATTCATTGATTTCTTGCTTTCAGGCTTTAATTCTAATAATTCTAAATAAACGCCTTTTTCTAATGTGCTTACAACTAAACCGGATTTATCGGCTATTACTACCGTGCCGGGTTTGTAAATTAAGTCATGTCCGCACCCGTTTTCTTGTTTTGACGATATATTTAATGGCATATTGTCTTTACTGTTGCCGCTGTTTTGAGTAAATATATTATTGCAATTATTTTTTTTGGCTGATATTTCATTTATTTTGTCAGGCAGTAATTCTGATGACAGTTTATTGTATATTATCTGTTGATTTGTATTTAAATCTTCGTTTAAAAATTCGCAATAATTGTGTTTTGGTTTAATATATATTATTTTTAAATTATCTTTATCTATATTTTCGTTATTTTCGCCGCACATTTTTAATTGTTCTTTTATTATTATAAGATTAGCTTTTATAATTTTTATCGTTTTT
This genomic window contains:
- a CDS encoding DUF116 domain-containing protein, translating into MSIKKEHVYFIKTIAIASIALLVLSSILFWLISGGLEKLNPDLPFLIFILIISIFFLFIAIFIISLIYNDNKNKLFFVNFTRYVLIKILYPAAVLISSIFRIDRNKMQRSFIAINNSLLFSIGKQVPHNRILILLPHCLQLHNCKAKITEDIHHCLDCGKCNIKELNVLGDKKGIDIAVATGGTLARRVLEEKRPKIVIAVACERDLSSGILDAFPLHVYGLINIRPNGPCRDTQVDVAALNILIEKITA